From Candidatus Eremiobacterota bacterium, one genomic window encodes:
- a CDS encoding response regulator — protein sequence MPRACTILIVDDDQRGREALQGLLTGQGYELISAADGREALEKAELYLPDLILLDVMMPEMNGFEVCRHLRANPILSEVPVLMLTALDDQDSRLAGIQAGADDFISKPYNRMELRARIRTITRLNRYRHLMMERAQADWMLEQSGEGYLLIDSSDGIVYANLKARLYLGIIGEVNEPIDEKFLDLAREHYRCEPAEAWEKWDERAVKNSGARRYLVRSEGPSTASRWLQVSTFEKTVGRDSQWLLRLQEVSTEIAMNRALWTLGKIVEHRLIPPLQEALRILRKNDASPPEARAEKVSALLERALGASASVQQSLEPRVIPLPGEGFPLSRLASLGEEIRARFNLGSLAVSLDPGLEGVLVNLMPPAMELILWEVSGNARKFHPDKAPALEIKAWQSEAGKVRITVSDNGLTLPAGVLARVWTPYYQAGASGEQQGKGLGLPVVSSLVWQAGGTCRLYNRAGIPGVIVELELPECRKG from the coding sequence ATGCCGCGTGCCTGCACTATTCTTATCGTTGATGATGACCAGAGGGGCCGGGAGGCCCTCCAGGGCCTCCTCACCGGCCAGGGCTACGAGCTGATTTCAGCCGCAGACGGCCGGGAGGCCCTCGAGAAGGCAGAACTGTACCTGCCCGATCTCATTCTCCTTGATGTGATGATGCCGGAGATGAACGGCTTTGAAGTGTGCCGCCATCTAAGGGCCAATCCAATACTCAGCGAGGTGCCCGTGCTGATGCTGACGGCCCTTGATGACCAGGACTCAAGGCTCGCCGGCATTCAGGCAGGCGCCGATGATTTCATCTCAAAGCCATATAACCGCATGGAGCTGAGGGCAAGGATCCGCACCATCACCAGGCTCAACCGTTACCGCCATCTCATGATGGAGCGGGCCCAGGCGGACTGGATGCTTGAGCAGTCAGGCGAGGGATACCTGCTGATAGACAGCAGCGACGGGATTGTCTATGCCAATTTAAAAGCCCGCCTCTACCTGGGGATTATCGGAGAGGTCAATGAACCCATCGACGAGAAATTTCTGGACCTGGCCAGGGAGCATTACCGCTGCGAGCCTGCCGAGGCCTGGGAGAAATGGGATGAGAGGGCGGTGAAGAACTCGGGAGCCAGGCGATATCTCGTGAGGAGCGAGGGCCCCTCGACGGCATCGCGGTGGCTCCAGGTGAGCACCTTCGAGAAGACCGTGGGCAGGGATTCGCAGTGGCTTCTGAGGCTCCAGGAGGTAAGCACAGAGATAGCGATGAACCGCGCCCTCTGGACCCTGGGGAAGATTGTTGAGCACCGCCTTATCCCGCCCCTTCAGGAAGCTCTGAGGATTCTCAGGAAGAATGATGCTTCCCCTCCTGAAGCACGTGCAGAGAAGGTTTCTGCCCTTCTTGAAAGGGCTCTTGGCGCTTCCGCCTCGGTGCAGCAGTCTCTTGAGCCCAGGGTAATCCCTTTGCCCGGCGAAGGCTTTCCGCTCTCGCGCCTTGCCTCTCTCGGTGAAGAGATAAGAGCCCGCTTCAATCTGGGCTCTCTGGCGGTCTCACTGGATCCTGGGCTCGAAGGGGTTCTGGTGAACCTCATGCCCCCGGCGATGGAGCTCATTCTCTGGGAGGTCTCGGGAAATGCGAGGAAGTTCCACCCCGACAAGGCGCCGGCGCTGGAAATCAAGGCATGGCAGAGCGAAGCGGGGAAAGTGAGGATCACGGTGAGCGATAACGGCCTTACTCTTCCTGCCGGTGTGCTTGCCCGGGTCTGGACTCCTTATTACCAGGCGGGGGCTTCAGGCGAGCAGCAGGGGAAAGGGCTCGGTCTTCCTGTCGTGTCCTCGCTGGTATGGCAGGCCGGGGGGACATGCCGTCTTTATAACCGGGCGGGCATACCCGGCGTGATCGTTGAGCTGGAGCTCCCGGAATGCAGGAAGGGGTAG
- a CDS encoding PAS domain S-box protein, translating to MDEERPEKAAALEARGIKAEDLIMTNIDFMQKVIDGIPNPFYFKNRNGVYEGCNREFEAFTGKPRQDLIGRTASDIFPPPLSEKFMEMDRILMEDQATQNYEISFQDKEGTTRYAIVNNAPFINYDGSLSGLLGFIIDITGRKHAEEALRNSEKQYRDTINSMGDSVSVIDRDLRIVLFNRIFREKSMEVLKIDPQQFIGRPLTELFPFITDRQMADYRKVFDTAQTLVTEDTTFIMENEYISEIRRIPLMEGDKVIMVATVVRDITERKLAEDALRESEMKYRGLAHSIPDIIVSIDKQGKIIAVNEISSDLTGYGEKEIVGTPFLRYIHEDDRERVLDSFLEGMRIKRDYNRGMQFRIVKKDGSIMWIELNSHSRYLRNGDFLQEDGVMRDITERKRATEELKRLNEELDHRVAERTKALSEEILERNKVEEELRHERSLLSERVAGRTSELSAANAELSRAVRAKDEFLASMSHELRTPLSAILSISESLDEGVYGDLVESQKKALKNISESGQHLLSLINDILDLSKIEAGKITLDLKSTDVEAVCQASMRLAKAQAYKKQLTLSLTVDSNVSFINADERYLKQMLVNLLSNAVKFTPEGGKIGMEVQGDGEHQVARFAVWDTGIGIPPDKIALLFKPFTQLDSSLSRQYGGTGLGLALVARLAELHRGSVSLESAPDKGSRFTINLPWEPTETEAPGETGHETDSFPVAAPLKQALVVEDSLGDAEQVSRYLGELGISTVVHPKGEDVLQKAMEIKPDIVILDLMLPGIDGWAVLSMLKADEQTASIPVIITSVIDEKAEGVKKGALDYIVKPISRGELRRVLGAALKKPEAGSKVLMVVPPSPPSESLILLAEDNETIIGMVTDYLQAKGYRVVVARNGGEAVTAAREWHPEVILMDVQMPGVDGLEATRRIRNEAAIRDIPVIALTALAMPGDRERCLEAGADYYLSKPVSLKKLKAVIEAHRGKSHGDLSLQE from the coding sequence GTGGATGAAGAAAGACCAGAGAAGGCGGCAGCCCTGGAGGCCAGGGGCATCAAAGCGGAAGACCTTATCATGACCAATATTGACTTCATGCAGAAGGTCATTGACGGCATCCCCAATCCTTTTTATTTCAAGAACAGGAACGGGGTCTATGAAGGCTGCAACAGGGAATTCGAGGCCTTTACCGGGAAGCCCCGCCAGGATCTGATAGGGAGAACTGCTTCCGACATTTTCCCCCCGCCCCTCTCGGAGAAGTTCATGGAAATGGACCGTATCCTGATGGAGGACCAGGCCACCCAGAATTACGAGATTTCCTTTCAGGATAAGGAGGGCACCACACGATACGCCATAGTCAACAATGCGCCTTTCATCAATTACGACGGCTCCCTGAGCGGCCTCCTGGGCTTCATAATTGACATCACCGGCAGGAAGCACGCCGAGGAGGCCCTGCGCAACTCTGAAAAGCAGTACCGTGACACCATCAACTCGATGGGTGACTCCGTCTCGGTGATTGACAGGGACCTCAGGATCGTTCTTTTCAACAGGATCTTCCGTGAGAAGTCAATGGAAGTCCTTAAAATTGACCCCCAGCAGTTCATCGGGAGGCCTCTCACGGAGCTTTTCCCCTTTATCACTGACAGGCAGATGGCTGATTACAGGAAAGTCTTCGACACGGCCCAGACCCTTGTGACGGAAGATACCACTTTCATCATGGAGAACGAGTATATCTCGGAGATCAGGCGCATCCCTCTCATGGAGGGCGACAAGGTAATCATGGTAGCCACTGTCGTGCGGGATATCACGGAGCGCAAGCTCGCCGAAGATGCTCTCCGCGAAAGCGAGATGAAATACAGGGGCCTGGCCCACAGCATCCCCGATATAATCGTATCAATCGACAAGCAGGGCAAGATTATTGCCGTGAACGAGATCTCAAGCGACCTCACGGGGTACGGCGAGAAAGAAATCGTCGGCACTCCCTTTCTCAGGTATATCCACGAGGATGACCGCGAAAGGGTCCTTGACAGTTTTCTTGAAGGGATGCGGATCAAGAGAGATTACAACCGCGGCATGCAGTTCAGGATAGTGAAGAAGGACGGCTCCATAATGTGGATTGAGCTCAACTCCCACAGCAGGTACCTCCGCAATGGCGACTTTCTCCAGGAAGACGGCGTGATGCGCGATATCACCGAGAGGAAGAGGGCCACGGAAGAGCTCAAGCGCCTCAACGAGGAGCTTGATCACCGCGTGGCCGAGAGGACAAAGGCCCTCAGCGAAGAGATACTGGAGAGGAACAAGGTCGAGGAGGAGCTCCGCCATGAGCGCTCCCTGCTGTCAGAGCGGGTTGCCGGGAGGACCTCGGAGCTCTCGGCTGCCAATGCCGAGCTCTCCAGGGCGGTGAGGGCCAAGGATGAGTTCCTGGCGAGCATGAGCCATGAGCTCCGCACCCCCCTCTCCGCCATTCTCAGCATCTCTGAATCGCTTGACGAAGGGGTGTACGGTGACCTGGTCGAGAGCCAGAAAAAGGCCCTCAAGAATATCAGCGAGAGCGGGCAGCACCTTCTCTCCCTTATCAATGACATCCTTGATCTCTCAAAGATAGAAGCCGGCAAGATCACTCTTGATCTGAAGAGCACCGATGTCGAAGCGGTCTGCCAGGCAAGCATGAGGCTTGCCAAGGCCCAGGCATACAAGAAGCAGCTTACGCTCTCTCTCACCGTTGACAGCAATGTGTCGTTCATCAACGCCGATGAGCGCTATCTCAAGCAGATGCTGGTGAACCTTCTCAGCAACGCGGTGAAGTTCACGCCCGAGGGAGGAAAGATAGGAATGGAGGTCCAGGGTGACGGCGAGCACCAGGTGGCAAGATTTGCCGTATGGGATACCGGCATAGGCATACCTCCCGATAAGATCGCCCTTCTCTTCAAGCCTTTTACGCAGCTTGACAGCAGTCTTTCCCGTCAGTATGGAGGCACCGGCCTCGGGCTTGCGCTTGTAGCCCGCCTGGCAGAGCTTCACAGGGGGAGTGTATCACTTGAGAGCGCCCCGGACAAGGGGAGCCGCTTCACGATAAATCTTCCCTGGGAGCCCACGGAGACTGAGGCGCCCGGGGAGACGGGGCATGAGACAGACTCTTTTCCAGTCGCCGCACCTTTAAAGCAGGCGCTTGTCGTGGAAGATTCCCTGGGAGATGCCGAGCAGGTCTCAAGATACCTCGGGGAGCTCGGTATCAGCACCGTAGTGCACCCGAAAGGGGAGGACGTGCTTCAGAAGGCCATGGAGATCAAGCCGGACATAGTGATTCTGGACCTCATGCTTCCGGGGATTGATGGCTGGGCAGTCCTCTCGATGCTCAAGGCCGATGAGCAGACGGCGTCAATTCCTGTGATAATCACCTCGGTTATTGATGAAAAAGCCGAGGGCGTGAAGAAAGGGGCCCTTGATTACATCGTGAAGCCCATTTCGCGGGGAGAGCTCAGGAGAGTGCTCGGCGCGGCTCTCAAGAAGCCTGAGGCGGGAAGCAAGGTCCTCATGGTGGTCCCCCCGTCTCCGCCGTCAGAGTCACTTATCCTTCTTGCTGAAGATAATGAGACCATCATAGGCATGGTGACTGATTACCTCCAGGCGAAGGGATACCGTGTCGTCGTGGCCCGCAACGGCGGGGAGGCCGTGACGGCGGCCCGTGAATGGCACCCCGAGGTCATCCTGATGGATGTCCAGATGCCTGGCGTGGACGGGCTCGAAGCCACGCGCCGCATCAGGAATGAGGCCGCCATAAGGGATATTCCCGTCATAGCCCTCACCGCCCTTGCCATGCCAGGCGACAGGGAGCGCTGCCTTGAAGCAGGTGCCGATTACTATCTGAGCAAGCCGGTGAGCCTTAAGAAACTCAAGGCCGTCATAGAAGCGCACCGTGGAAAAAGCCATGGAGATCTTTCATTGCAAGAATAA